A genomic window from Martelella lutilitoris includes:
- a CDS encoding DUF1223 domain-containing protein, with product MLKQTIISAAFIAAFAFSTAEAGKIQNPLGVLELFTSQGCSSCPPADRAAAEIADQGDIIVLSFHVDYWNYLGWKDTMSSRQNTERQYAYGEAMGRSGVYTPQAILNGREQMIGTSRADLNDSLRTLAAEGDGLNVPVSTQMHGDEVLIDIGAGSGRADVLVVYLKGEEEVAIKEGENKGKTITYRNIVTDVQTVGMWHGSPTRITLPARVLDARESDGCAILLQSTDKAGNPGPILGATLITTG from the coding sequence GTGCTGAAGCAGACGATCATATCGGCCGCCTTTATTGCGGCTTTCGCCTTCTCCACGGCCGAGGCGGGCAAGATCCAGAACCCGCTCGGTGTCCTCGAGCTGTTCACCTCGCAAGGTTGCTCGTCCTGCCCGCCGGCCGACAGGGCAGCAGCCGAGATCGCCGACCAAGGGGACATCATCGTCCTGAGCTTTCACGTCGATTACTGGAACTATCTCGGCTGGAAGGACACGATGAGCAGCCGTCAAAACACCGAACGGCAATATGCCTATGGCGAAGCCATGGGCCGCAGCGGGGTCTACACCCCGCAGGCGATCCTCAACGGCCGCGAGCAGATGATCGGCACCAGCAGAGCCGACCTCAACGACAGCCTCAGAACGCTTGCCGCCGAGGGAGACGGCCTCAACGTACCGGTTTCCACGCAAATGCACGGCGACGAGGTGCTGATCGATATCGGCGCGGGCTCCGGCAGGGCGGACGTCCTCGTCGTCTATCTCAAGGGCGAGGAAGAGGTCGCCATCAAGGAAGGCGAGAACAAGGGCAAGACGATCACCTACCGCAACATCGTGACCGATGTGCAGACGGTCGGCATGTGGCACGGTTCGCCGACCCGGATCACCCTTCCCGCCCGTGTGCTCGACGCCCGCGAGAGCGATGGCTGTGCCATTCTCCTGCAGTCGACCGACAAGGCGGGCAATCCCGGCCCGATCCTCGGCGCCACGCTGATCACCACCGGCTGA
- the ccmD gene encoding heme exporter protein CcmD — MSHAFFISAAYGATALVFAGLVAWLVLDGRARRRELAALEKAGARRRSAGKGA; from the coding sequence ATGAGCCACGCCTTCTTCATTTCCGCCGCCTATGGCGCGACGGCGCTGGTCTTTGCCGGGCTTGTCGCATGGCTGGTGTTGGACGGTCGCGCCCGCCGGCGCGAGCTCGCGGCCCTTGAAAAGGCCGGCGCACGTCGCCGCAGCGCGGGCAAGGGCGCATGA
- a CDS encoding Gfo/Idh/MocA family protein → MSPIPFAVIGSGWRASFFLKIAGVLPDHFRAVGIVSGRPEAERRALAERWNVAVFDSVDALLAAKRPEFAVVSVRKGEIVERISEFAARDLPVLTETPVAPDHDGLRALHELVEAGARIEVAEQYFLHPVISAMRRLIADGLIGTPGYAHVSIMQTYHGISVMRKLLGIGFENATVTASSFSLPVVKGPGRYDQPERLEIIEANQTIATFDFGDRIGIYDFAESQHRSRIRAPRITVRGERGEITPERATYLIDERTPMSVELARMDKGHFTNFEGYHHHAIMAGGRYVYENPFPGPHLTDDEIAVATCLQNMRRFVERGISSYSFAEAAQDCYLAEVMQKAAADKTPVTSETQAWGRATA, encoded by the coding sequence ATGTCACCCATACCCTTCGCAGTCATCGGTTCGGGATGGCGGGCGTCGTTCTTTCTCAAGATCGCCGGAGTTCTTCCCGACCATTTCCGCGCCGTCGGCATCGTCTCAGGTCGGCCGGAGGCTGAACGCAGGGCGCTGGCGGAGCGTTGGAACGTCGCGGTATTTGATTCTGTCGACGCGCTTCTGGCGGCAAAACGGCCCGAATTCGCTGTCGTTTCGGTGCGAAAGGGCGAGATCGTCGAACGTATCTCGGAATTTGCCGCGCGCGACCTTCCGGTCCTCACCGAAACTCCGGTCGCCCCCGATCATGATGGATTGCGCGCGCTCCACGAACTGGTCGAGGCGGGCGCGAGGATCGAGGTGGCCGAGCAGTATTTCCTCCACCCGGTCATTTCGGCAATGCGGCGCCTGATCGCCGACGGGCTGATCGGAACGCCCGGCTACGCCCATGTCTCGATCATGCAGACCTATCACGGCATTTCCGTCATGCGGAAACTGCTCGGCATCGGCTTTGAAAACGCGACTGTCACTGCCAGCAGTTTTTCGCTGCCCGTGGTCAAGGGGCCGGGCCGCTACGACCAGCCGGAACGCCTCGAGATCATCGAGGCCAACCAGACCATCGCCACCTTCGATTTCGGCGACAGGATCGGCATCTACGACTTTGCCGAGAGCCAGCACAGAAGCCGCATCCGCGCGCCGCGCATCACCGTGCGCGGCGAACGCGGCGAGATCACGCCGGAGCGTGCAACCTATCTGATCGACGAGCGCACGCCGATGTCTGTGGAACTTGCCCGCATGGACAAGGGACATTTCACCAATTTCGAGGGCTATCACCACCACGCCATCATGGCCGGCGGACGCTATGTCTACGAAAACCCCTTCCCCGGTCCGCACCTGACCGATGATGAGATCGCGGTCGCGACCTGCCTGCAGAACATGCGGCGTTTCGTCGAAAGGGGCATTTCATCCTACAGCTTCGCCGAAGCCGCCCAGGATTGCTATCTCGCAGAGGTGATGCAAAAGGCCGCCGCGGACAAGACGCCGGTGACGAGCGAGACGCAAGCCTGGGGCCGCGCCACCGCCTGA
- a CDS encoding exopolysaccharide biosynthesis protein gives MSSNQDDDKNALTGITREALDHSDGERVSVDDMLTTFGSASFVPLLILPSLLVMSPLGGVPGLSSLFGIMIVLIAGQRLIGQKSIWLPGFIRNRSIESDKAAGAMKKMLPATRFIDRHSRRRLAFLFRDPIALILPFACVLAGAFMPVLELVPFASALLGLAVMLVAYAMLSRDGLFALVALVPIAAALWTGKTVIF, from the coding sequence GTGAGCAGCAACCAGGACGACGACAAAAACGCGCTGACCGGGATCACCCGCGAGGCGCTCGACCATTCCGATGGAGAGCGGGTTTCCGTTGACGACATGCTCACCACCTTCGGATCGGCCTCCTTCGTGCCGCTCCTGATCCTGCCGTCTCTGCTGGTCATGTCGCCGCTGGGCGGCGTGCCGGGATTGTCCTCGCTGTTCGGCATCATGATCGTGCTGATCGCCGGTCAGCGGCTGATCGGGCAGAAGAGCATCTGGCTCCCGGGCTTCATCCGCAACCGCTCGATCGAGAGCGACAAGGCGGCCGGGGCGATGAAGAAGATGCTGCCTGCGACCCGTTTCATCGACCGGCATTCGCGCCGGCGGCTCGCCTTCCTGTTCCGCGATCCCATTGCCCTCATCCTGCCTTTTGCCTGCGTACTGGCCGGCGCCTTCATGCCGGTTCTCGAGCTTGTCCCTTTCGCCTCGGCCCTTCTCGGGCTTGCCGTCATGCTGGTCGCCTATGCAATGCTGAGCCGCGACGGTTTGTTCGCGCTCGTGGCGCTGGTACCGATCGCAGCGGCTCTCTGGACGGGGAAGACCGTCATCTTCTGA
- a CDS encoding DsbE family thiol:disulfide interchange protein, with protein MSEEENTGQGAGNKRYLMAAIPLIVVAALFAVFGWQILSGRDPQEIPSVLIGKKAPALDLPPLEGSNRPALTDAEIAGKFTLVNVFASWCVPCRQEHPFLMKLAEDPAINVVGINYKDNPDNALRFLGQLGNPYAAIGVDRSGAAAIDWGVYGIPETFVVGPDGTIIFKKVGPIDATSYEREILPVINRSIGPASRLMN; from the coding sequence ATGAGCGAAGAAGAGAATACGGGGCAGGGCGCGGGCAACAAGCGCTATTTGATGGCGGCCATACCGCTGATCGTGGTCGCGGCGTTGTTCGCCGTCTTCGGCTGGCAGATCCTCTCCGGCCGCGATCCCCAGGAAATCCCTTCGGTCCTGATCGGCAAGAAGGCGCCCGCGCTTGACCTGCCGCCGCTTGAAGGCAGCAACCGCCCGGCGCTCACCGATGCGGAGATCGCCGGCAAGTTCACCCTCGTCAACGTGTTCGCCTCCTGGTGCGTGCCCTGCCGGCAGGAACATCCGTTTCTGATGAAGCTTGCCGAAGACCCGGCGATCAACGTCGTCGGCATCAACTACAAGGACAACCCGGACAATGCGTTGCGGTTTCTCGGCCAACTCGGCAATCCTTACGCCGCGATCGGCGTCGACCGGAGCGGGGCCGCAGCGATCGACTGGGGCGTCTACGGCATTCCCGAGACCTTCGTCGTCGGGCCGGACGGCACGATCATCTTCAAGAAGGTCGGCCCGATCGATGCCACATCTTATGAACGGGAAATCCTTCCCGTGATCAACCGCTCGATCGGCCCGGCCTCGCGCCTGATGAACTGA
- the acnA gene encoding aconitate hydratase AcnA, producing MAKSLDSFECRSTLDVDGKEYVYYSLPKAEANGLEGVSKLPFSMKVLLENLLRNEDGRSVTKDDILAVAKWLNDKGTAGAEIAYRPARVLMQDFTGVPAVVDLAAMRDGIVNLGGDPEKINPLVPVDLVIDHSVIVDEFGTPQAFAHNVEYEYKRNGERYRFLKWGQQAFKNFRVVPPGTGICHQVNLEYLGQTVWTKEEDGAEIAYPDTCVGTDSHTTMINGLGVLGWGVGGIEAEAAMLGQPVSMLLPEVIGFKLTGELKEGVTATDLVLTVVQMLRKKGVVSKFVEFYGAGLDSMTLADRATIGNMGPEYGATCGFFPVDFETLRYLDMSGRTKERIALVDAYTKAQGMYRESGGEDPVFTDTLELDLGDVVPSMAGPKRPEGRIALENIASGFSEAMVDMYKKDKGEIEKRYAVEGADYDLGHGDVAIAAITSCTNTSNPTVLIAAGLLARNAVAKGLKTKPWVKTSLAPGSQVVAEYLEKAGLQKDLDALGFNLVGFGCTTCIGNSGPLPGPVSKTINDKGLIAAGVLSGNRNFEGRISPDVQANYLASPPLVVAHALAGTVRKDLTTEPLGEDKDGNPVYLKDIWPSSKEVQETIEKYVTRELYETKYADVFKGDENWQAVKIPDGQTYAWDDNSTYVQNPPYFVGMGKTPTAVSDIKDARILGMFGDKITTDHISPAGSIKAQSPAGEYLMGHDVAVADFNQYGTRRGNHEVMMRGTFANIRLRNHMLGPNGKEGGYTIHYPSKEEMSIFDAAMEYKKEGVPLVIFAGGEYGNGSSRDWAAKGTNLLGVRAVIAESYERIHRSNLVGMGVIPFTFEDGATWENLGLKGDETVSIEGLADIKPREKKIAKVTFSDGTVKDVPILCRIDTLDELTYVNNGGILQTVLRDLAA from the coding sequence GTGGCTAAATCACTCGACAGTTTTGAATGTCGCTCCACACTCGATGTGGACGGCAAAGAATATGTTTACTACAGCCTGCCAAAGGCAGAAGCGAACGGGCTCGAAGGCGTCTCGAAGCTTCCCTTCTCCATGAAGGTGCTTCTCGAAAATCTTCTGCGCAACGAAGACGGCCGCTCGGTCACCAAAGACGACATTCTTGCTGTCGCCAAGTGGCTTAACGACAAGGGCACGGCCGGCGCCGAGATCGCCTACCGCCCGGCCCGCGTCCTGATGCAGGACTTCACCGGTGTTCCCGCCGTCGTCGATCTCGCCGCCATGCGTGACGGCATCGTCAATCTCGGCGGCGATCCGGAAAAGATCAATCCCCTGGTCCCCGTCGACCTCGTCATCGACCATTCGGTCATCGTCGACGAATTCGGCACGCCGCAGGCCTTCGCCCACAATGTGGAATATGAATACAAGCGCAACGGCGAACGCTACCGCTTCCTGAAATGGGGCCAGCAGGCGTTCAAGAACTTCCGCGTCGTGCCGCCCGGCACCGGCATCTGCCACCAGGTGAACCTCGAATATCTCGGCCAGACCGTCTGGACCAAGGAAGAGGATGGCGCTGAAATCGCCTATCCCGACACCTGCGTCGGCACCGACAGCCACACCACGATGATCAACGGCCTCGGCGTTCTCGGCTGGGGCGTTGGCGGTATCGAGGCCGAAGCGGCCATGCTCGGCCAGCCGGTCTCGATGTTGCTGCCGGAAGTCATCGGCTTCAAGCTGACGGGCGAGCTCAAGGAAGGCGTGACCGCGACAGACCTCGTGCTGACCGTCGTGCAGATGCTGCGCAAGAAGGGCGTTGTCTCCAAATTCGTCGAGTTCTACGGCGCCGGCCTTGATTCGATGACGCTCGCTGACCGCGCCACCATCGGCAATATGGGTCCGGAATACGGCGCCACCTGCGGCTTCTTCCCCGTCGACTTCGAAACCCTGCGTTACCTCGACATGTCGGGCCGCACCAAGGAGCGCATCGCGCTGGTCGACGCCTATACCAAGGCACAGGGCATGTACCGCGAATCGGGCGGCGAGGATCCGGTCTTCACCGACACGCTGGAACTCGACCTCGGCGACGTCGTGCCGTCGATGGCCGGCCCCAAGCGTCCGGAAGGCCGCATCGCGCTGGAAAACATCGCATCCGGCTTCTCCGAAGCCATGGTCGACATGTACAAGAAGGACAAGGGCGAGATCGAGAAGCGCTATGCCGTCGAAGGCGCCGATTACGATCTCGGCCATGGCGATGTCGCCATTGCCGCGATCACGTCCTGCACCAACACTTCCAACCCCACGGTGCTGATCGCCGCCGGACTTCTCGCCCGCAACGCCGTCGCGAAGGGCCTGAAAACCAAGCCCTGGGTCAAGACGTCGCTCGCGCCCGGATCGCAGGTCGTTGCCGAATACCTGGAAAAGGCCGGCCTGCAGAAGGATCTCGACGCGCTCGGCTTCAACCTTGTTGGTTTCGGCTGCACCACCTGCATCGGCAATTCCGGTCCGCTGCCGGGCCCGGTCTCCAAGACCATCAATGACAAGGGCCTGATTGCCGCCGGCGTTCTCTCCGGCAACCGCAACTTCGAAGGCCGCATCTCGCCGGACGTTCAGGCCAACTACCTGGCCTCCCCGCCGCTGGTTGTCGCCCATGCGCTGGCCGGCACGGTCAGGAAGGACCTGACCACCGAGCCGCTCGGCGAGGACAAGGACGGCAACCCGGTCTACCTCAAGGACATCTGGCCGTCCTCGAAGGAAGTGCAGGAGACGATCGAGAAATACGTCACCCGCGAACTCTACGAGACCAAATATGCCGACGTCTTCAAGGGCGACGAAAACTGGCAGGCGGTCAAGATTCCCGACGGCCAGACCTATGCCTGGGACGATAACTCGACCTATGTCCAGAACCCGCCCTACTTCGTCGGCATGGGCAAGACGCCAACGGCCGTTTCTGACATCAAGGACGCCCGCATTCTCGGCATGTTTGGCGACAAGATCACCACCGACCACATTTCCCCGGCCGGTTCGATCAAGGCTCAGTCGCCCGCCGGCGAATACCTGATGGGTCACGATGTGGCTGTTGCCGACTTCAACCAGTACGGCACGCGGCGCGGCAATCATGAAGTGATGATGCGCGGCACCTTCGCCAATATCCGCCTACGCAACCACATGCTCGGCCCGAACGGCAAGGAAGGTGGCTACACCATCCACTATCCTTCCAAGGAAGAGATGTCGATCTTCGACGCGGCGATGGAATACAAGAAGGAAGGCGTTCCGCTCGTCATCTTCGCCGGCGGCGAATATGGCAACGGCTCCTCGCGCGACTGGGCGGCCAAGGGCACCAACCTGCTCGGCGTGCGCGCCGTGATTGCCGAAAGCTACGAGCGTATCCACCGCTCCAACCTCGTCGGCATGGGCGTGATCCCGTTCACCTTCGAAGACGGCGCGACCTGGGAAAATCTCGGACTCAAGGGCGACGAGACCGTCTCGATCGAAGGCCTCGCCGACATCAAGCCGCGCGAGAAGAAGATCGCCAAGGTCACCTTCTCCGACGGCACGGTCAAGGACGTTCCGATCCTCTGCCGCATCGATACGCTCGACGAGCTCACCTACGTCAACAATGGCGGCATCCTGCAGACGGTGCTGCGCGATCTGGCTGCCTGA
- the ccmB gene encoding heme exporter protein CcmB, whose translation MGALYRRDVILALRAGGGALVGLLFFLCVVATVPFGVGPDLALLARIGPAIVWIAVLLSTLIGLDRLFRAERDDGSLDLLKMQDEPLVLIVLVKCLAHWTAYVLPLIILSPVMGLLMNVGPAGLGAAFITLLVGSPAITFIGAAGAAIAVSLPRGGLLVPILILPLAIPVLIFGVGASYAATSEIEAFLPPFLILVALTLFFAVVGPLAASLALRQGDD comes from the coding sequence ATGGGCGCGCTTTACCGCCGCGATGTGATCCTTGCCTTGCGCGCCGGCGGCGGAGCGTTGGTTGGACTTTTGTTCTTCCTCTGCGTGGTTGCCACCGTGCCCTTCGGCGTCGGCCCCGATCTGGCCTTGCTTGCGCGCATCGGCCCGGCAATCGTCTGGATCGCGGTGCTGCTTTCAACGCTGATCGGGCTCGATCGGCTGTTTCGCGCCGAGCGGGACGATGGCTCGCTCGACCTTCTGAAGATGCAGGACGAGCCGCTGGTGCTGATCGTTCTGGTCAAATGCCTGGCCCACTGGACGGCCTATGTCCTGCCGCTGATCATCCTCTCGCCGGTCATGGGGTTGTTGATGAATGTCGGCCCGGCGGGCCTTGGCGCGGCCTTTATCACGCTGCTTGTCGGCTCGCCCGCCATCACCTTCATCGGCGCAGCGGGGGCCGCGATTGCCGTCTCGCTGCCGCGCGGCGGGCTTCTGGTGCCGATCCTGATCCTGCCGCTTGCAATCCCCGTGCTGATCTTCGGGGTCGGGGCAAGCTATGCGGCGACCTCCGAGATCGAGGCATTTTTGCCGCCCTTTCTCATTCTTGTCGCGCTCACGCTTTTTTTTGCCGTCGTCGGGCCTCTTGCCGCAAGCCTGGCCTTGCGTCAGGGCGATGATTGA
- the ccmA gene encoding heme ABC exporter ATP-binding protein CcmA, with protein sequence MRIEAAGLSVSRGDMLIFSKLSLTLSAGQSMVFTGPNGAGKSTALRALMGLVGKTDGHAHFIGDDENALPLAFAAHYLAHQNAMKQELTARENLALWKRILGDFEGSAGLVPEEAAEAVGLEGVLDLPFAYLSAGQKRRIAFARLLVAHRPVWLLDEPTAALDKAARETVAALMNSHLGKGGIIIAATHEPLGLEDAKAMAFTGPTRLVADPFMAEAF encoded by the coding sequence TTGCGCATAGAGGCTGCAGGCCTTTCGGTCAGCCGGGGCGACATGCTGATTTTCAGCAAATTGTCGCTTACGCTCTCCGCCGGCCAGAGCATGGTCTTCACCGGCCCGAACGGCGCGGGCAAATCGACGGCATTGCGCGCGCTTATGGGTCTTGTCGGGAAGACCGACGGCCATGCCCATTTCATCGGCGATGACGAAAACGCGCTGCCGCTCGCCTTTGCCGCCCATTATCTCGCGCACCAGAACGCCATGAAGCAGGAACTGACCGCGCGTGAAAATCTGGCCCTCTGGAAACGGATACTGGGGGATTTTGAAGGCAGCGCGGGCTTGGTCCCGGAAGAGGCCGCCGAGGCTGTCGGTCTGGAAGGCGTGCTCGATCTTCCCTTTGCCTATCTCTCGGCAGGGCAGAAACGCCGTATTGCCTTTGCCCGTCTTCTGGTTGCCCATCGCCCGGTCTGGCTCCTGGACGAGCCGACGGCCGCTCTCGACAAGGCCGCCAGGGAGACGGTCGCCGCGCTGATGAACAGCCACCTTGGCAAGGGCGGCATCATCATTGCCGCGACTCATGAGCCGCTCGGTCTTGAGGACGCTAAGGCGATGGCGTTCACCGGCCCTACGCGTCTTGTCGCAGACCCTTTCATGGCGGAGGCGTTCTAG
- a CDS encoding heme ABC transporter permease, with protein MKPKTGMIAGLANPTRFLTLVGRVLPFMIAITLVLFAVGLFLSFTSEADYQQGNTVRIMYIHVPAAWLSMMCYMVMAAAALGTLVWRHPLADVAHKAAAPIGAAFTFLALLTGSLWGKPMWGAWWVWDARLTSVFILFLMYLGIIALNRAVDEPQRAARLSAILILVGVINIPIIKFSVDWWNTLHQPASVIRLDGPTIDPVFLWPLAAMALAYTFAFFTMHLAAMRNEIYRRRVAAMRRVAASRAEEAARPQPREQE; from the coding sequence ATGAAGCCAAAGACGGGGATGATTGCGGGGCTTGCGAACCCGACGCGGTTCCTCACGCTCGTCGGCCGCGTTCTGCCGTTCATGATCGCGATCACGCTTGTCCTGTTTGCCGTCGGGCTTTTTCTCTCCTTCACCTCCGAAGCCGATTACCAGCAGGGCAATACGGTGCGCATCATGTATATCCATGTGCCCGCCGCCTGGCTTTCGATGATGTGCTACATGGTGATGGCGGCGGCAGCGCTTGGCACGCTGGTCTGGCGTCATCCGCTTGCCGATGTCGCCCACAAGGCTGCTGCCCCCATCGGCGCGGCATTCACCTTCCTGGCGCTTCTGACCGGCTCGCTCTGGGGCAAGCCGATGTGGGGCGCATGGTGGGTGTGGGACGCGCGGCTCACCTCGGTCTTCATCCTGTTTCTCATGTATCTCGGCATCATCGCGCTCAACCGGGCCGTCGACGAGCCGCAGCGCGCGGCCCGGCTTTCGGCGATCCTGATCCTTGTCGGCGTGATCAACATCCCGATCATCAAGTTTTCCGTCGACTGGTGGAACACGCTGCACCAGCCGGCAAGCGTCATCCGGCTTGACGGGCCGACCATCGATCCGGTGTTCCTGTGGCCGCTCGCCGCCATGGCGCTTGCCTACACTTTCGCCTTTTTCACCATGCACCTTGCCGCCATGCGCAACGAGATCTACCGCCGCCGGGTCGCCGCCATGCGCCGCGTCGCGGCGAGCCGGGCGGAGGAGGCGGCGCGCCCGCAGCCGAGGGAGCAAGAATGA